The Nocardioides humi genome includes a region encoding these proteins:
- a CDS encoding deoxyguanosinetriphosphate triphosphohydrolase family protein: protein MPDDTVALRDTRIKPSEIDPDDRRTPSQKDVDRLFYSTSFMRLNAVTQIVPPDPLRPLVHNRMTHSLKVSQIARTIAAQKVVEAQEETDAGRALRRRILHLGGLDASVAEAAGLAHDLGHPPFGHAGEKALDLFVQRDQLDMPDQPSLTVEDGFEGNAQAFRIATQIDPMFGAGVGLNLTAATRAAILKYPWARVDHRHPAHDGMLPRVAELRNEKFGYYRIDSVQFDYARAWLPAELRSVDSPRQSLEASIMDVADDITYAVHDYEDYLHMGVIPVDEVAEDLSLFLATKGPKGPLVSLAERLNGKYERFSAESLLSAALIHSKSQTKRKYDRFQRSGIIRDLLNSVRVTEDPVGDVGAHVSLGDLEWHRVELLKHFVRQYVIGRPELALMQAGQSQVLRNGLRGLAHWGNLDPTRLPVVLRKLLEEVSELGQHDARAYVDFTCTLGDTQFEHFVSVLTGGVGPRFSTSNFA from the coding sequence TTGCCCGATGACACCGTTGCGTTGCGTGACACAAGGATAAAGCCGTCGGAAATCGATCCTGACGACCGCAGGACCCCCAGTCAAAAAGACGTCGACCGCCTCTTCTACAGCACTTCCTTTATGCGCCTCAATGCGGTTACGCAAATTGTTCCTCCGGATCCTTTGCGACCGTTAGTGCACAACCGCATGACTCACTCGTTGAAGGTCTCTCAGATAGCCCGCACGATTGCGGCGCAAAAGGTTGTTGAAGCCCAAGAAGAGACCGATGCGGGGCGCGCGCTTCGAAGGCGTATCCTTCATCTCGGCGGATTGGATGCGTCTGTCGCAGAGGCTGCTGGCTTGGCCCACGATCTTGGGCACCCCCCATTTGGGCATGCCGGGGAGAAGGCATTGGATCTGTTTGTGCAGAGAGACCAGTTGGATATGCCTGACCAGCCCTCGCTTACCGTGGAAGACGGTTTCGAGGGAAATGCACAGGCGTTTCGGATCGCGACTCAGATCGATCCGATGTTTGGCGCAGGCGTTGGCTTGAATCTTACGGCGGCGACGCGCGCCGCAATTCTCAAATATCCTTGGGCGCGAGTTGACCATCGGCACCCGGCCCACGACGGAATGCTCCCTCGGGTGGCGGAACTACGCAATGAAAAATTCGGATACTATCGGATCGATTCGGTTCAATTTGATTACGCCCGAGCGTGGCTACCCGCTGAATTGCGAAGCGTGGATTCACCTCGGCAATCGCTCGAAGCGTCGATAATGGATGTCGCGGATGACATAACGTACGCCGTGCACGACTACGAGGACTACCTTCACATGGGCGTTATACCCGTAGATGAGGTGGCCGAAGATCTCAGCCTATTTCTTGCCACTAAGGGACCGAAAGGCCCGCTCGTAAGCTTAGCGGAGCGCCTTAACGGGAAATACGAGCGGTTCTCTGCCGAGTCGTTGTTGTCAGCTGCCCTTATCCACTCGAAGTCCCAAACCAAACGTAAATACGACAGATTTCAGCGGAGTGGAATTATACGCGACCTGCTAAACTCGGTGCGGGTGACGGAAGACCCGGTGGGAGATGTTGGCGCACACGTCAGCCTCGGAGACCTAGAGTGGCACAGGGTTGAGTTGCTCAAACATTTTGTGAGGCAGTATGTCATTGGGCGCCCTGAACTGGCTTTGATGCAAGCTGGGCAATCTCAAGTCTTGCGCAATGGACTTAGAGGCCTGGCTCACTGGGGAAATCTGGACCCAACTAGATTGCCGGTTGTGTTGCGAAAGCTTCTAGAGGAGGTTTCGGAATTGGGGCAGCACGACGCCCGAGCCTATGTCGATTTTACCTGCACGCTAGGGGACACTCAGTTCGAGCACTTTGTTTCGGTGCTCACCGGGGGAGTTGGACCGAGGTTTTCGACATCAAACTTCGCATAA
- a CDS encoding MT-A70 family methyltransferase, producing the protein MLADLSVRAAIHVVRSVRHAIASAASERAGHERRSFMTNSNSKGGADSRAAHLTDRDLAGSGRRYRTILADPPWDIEQKGARGAEQHYDLMTLDRIMAMPVGDMAEDDAHLWLWVTNATLPRGYEVAEAWGFTVRSPLTWVKFRLGLGNYLRNSTEHLLFATRGKAPVQYRAQPTWINAPVQDHSHKPEEQYALIERVSPGPYLELFARRPQPGWDAWGNQINSDIAIPGYPVPSDRKTRPSRGSSGRASAGGAS; encoded by the coding sequence GTGCTGGCCGACCTATCTGTTCGTGCGGCGATTCATGTCGTGCGTTCTGTTCGTCATGCCATCGCGAGCGCTGCCAGTGAAAGAGCAGGGCATGAAAGGAGGTCTTTCATGACCAATAGCAATAGCAAGGGTGGTGCCGATTCTCGCGCCGCCCACCTGACCGATCGGGATCTGGCTGGTTCGGGGCGTCGGTATCGGACAATCTTGGCGGACCCGCCGTGGGACATCGAGCAGAAGGGTGCCCGTGGAGCCGAGCAGCACTACGACCTGATGACTCTGGATCGGATCATGGCGATGCCGGTCGGTGACATGGCTGAGGACGACGCGCATCTGTGGCTGTGGGTCACCAACGCGACGCTGCCCCGTGGCTATGAGGTGGCTGAAGCGTGGGGCTTCACGGTCCGCTCGCCGTTGACGTGGGTGAAGTTCCGTCTCGGGTTGGGCAACTACCTGCGGAACTCGACCGAGCATCTGCTGTTCGCCACTCGCGGGAAGGCGCCGGTGCAGTACCGGGCGCAGCCGACGTGGATCAACGCCCCGGTCCAGGACCACAGCCATAAGCCGGAAGAGCAGTATGCGCTCATCGAGCGCGTCTCCCCTGGCCCGTATCTGGAGCTGTTCGCCCGGCGACCTCAGCCCGGGTGGGATGCGTGGGGCAACCAGATCAACAGCGACATCGCCATCCCCGGCTACCCGGTCCCGAGCGACCGCAAGACCCGACCCAGCCGAGGGAGCAGCGGTCGTGCCTCTGCGGGAGGGGCGTCATGA
- a CDS encoding type IV secretory system conjugative DNA transfer family protein, whose translation MRDSNQRLDQAQPPRSWDFAPAAAELVGLMAWPLGDGELPGLPSLHPKLLPVSSRLRTADGSSRSLGVSNVPGDAKPIPLTAADGLFHLIATGPTGAGKSTALLHLIGDDVHAGRAVVVIDPKWQLVRDVTERTVPEHRLGDVVVLDPREEQVPGFNPLDIGAGTDGRDPDVVVDGLLAVFAAVFAEGWGPRTQDITHAGLLTLARAGVRQGAKGRDPYTLLDLPRLFTDSSFRRTVVGHVTTDPALGPFWAAWEALSPQAQSAALAAPSNKWRQYLMRPAVRRILGQPRPAFRLRDVFKEKKILLVALNEGLIGPITAQLLGGLIVAEMWAATLERAAEPHPEKHPASVWVDEVQNYLHLPTSLDDALNASRSMGVSWNLAHQFRAQMPAGMLAAVDSNARTKLVFRPGDPKDAAAYARMAPELDALDFLALGKHEAYATVVAGGEQQQWCSLKTLPPPEPTGLGDRIREAARQRYGSQLVPDSAAGGTANNAPADAGDGASGGSDRPSTAENGPAVVGRKRRRPAS comes from the coding sequence GTGCGGGACTCGAACCAGCGGCTGGACCAGGCACAGCCGCCACGGAGCTGGGACTTCGCCCCGGCCGCTGCCGAGCTGGTCGGGCTCATGGCCTGGCCCCTCGGCGACGGGGAGCTGCCCGGGCTACCGTCGTTGCACCCGAAGCTCCTGCCGGTCTCCAGCAGGCTGCGAACGGCCGACGGCTCAAGTCGATCTCTTGGGGTCAGCAACGTGCCCGGCGACGCCAAGCCGATCCCCCTCACCGCTGCCGATGGGCTGTTCCATTTGATCGCGACCGGACCGACCGGGGCGGGGAAGTCGACCGCGCTACTCCACCTGATCGGCGACGACGTGCATGCGGGTCGTGCGGTGGTGGTGATCGATCCGAAGTGGCAGCTGGTCCGCGACGTCACCGAACGGACCGTTCCAGAGCACCGGCTTGGAGATGTCGTGGTCCTCGACCCCCGCGAAGAGCAGGTGCCTGGGTTCAATCCTCTCGACATCGGCGCCGGGACAGATGGCCGCGACCCAGATGTGGTCGTGGACGGGCTGCTGGCGGTGTTCGCTGCGGTGTTCGCTGAGGGCTGGGGGCCGAGGACTCAGGACATCACCCATGCCGGGCTACTGACCTTGGCACGAGCCGGTGTCCGCCAGGGCGCCAAGGGACGTGACCCGTACACGCTGCTCGACCTCCCTCGGCTGTTCACCGACTCGAGCTTCCGGCGCACGGTCGTCGGGCACGTCACCACGGATCCGGCACTCGGGCCGTTCTGGGCAGCCTGGGAAGCCCTGTCACCACAGGCACAGTCGGCGGCGTTGGCGGCACCGTCGAACAAGTGGCGCCAGTACCTGATGCGCCCCGCCGTCAGGCGGATCCTCGGGCAACCCCGACCGGCGTTCCGGCTCCGGGACGTGTTCAAGGAGAAGAAGATCCTGCTGGTCGCACTCAACGAAGGTCTCATCGGGCCGATCACCGCGCAGCTGCTCGGTGGCCTGATCGTGGCCGAGATGTGGGCCGCGACCCTGGAACGTGCTGCTGAGCCGCATCCGGAGAAGCATCCGGCGTCAGTCTGGGTCGACGAGGTGCAGAACTACCTGCATCTGCCGACCTCGCTCGACGACGCGTTGAACGCGTCGCGGTCGATGGGTGTCTCGTGGAACTTGGCGCACCAGTTCCGGGCGCAGATGCCTGCCGGGATGCTCGCCGCTGTCGACTCCAACGCCCGCACCAAGCTGGTGTTTCGGCCCGGGGATCCGAAGGACGCGGCTGCCTACGCTCGGATGGCGCCTGAGCTGGATGCTCTGGACTTCCTCGCGCTTGGCAAGCACGAGGCCTACGCCACCGTCGTCGCCGGCGGGGAGCAACAGCAGTGGTGCTCCCTCAAGACCCTTCCACCCCCAGAGCCGACCGGGCTCGGGGACCGGATCCGCGAAGCAGCACGACAGCGCTACGGCAGCCAGCTTGTCCCAGACTCCGCGGCAGGCGGCACCGCCAACAACGCTCCGGCCGATGCTGGCGATGGCGCGAGTGGTGGAAGCGATCGACCGAGTACCGCCGAGAACGGTCCGGCGGTCGTGGGCCGCAAGCGCCGGAGGCCCGCGTCATGA
- a CDS encoding replication-relaxation family protein, protein MTGPKLLELAEQLSERDQRVLGSLEEFRLLDTRQLQRLHFADHATPLAAARATARAMQRLEGLGLVAALERRIGGVRRGSASYIWQLAATGERYLRTLHRHADQQSGQWGSRRRRRYMEPGVTFVNHTLAVNDVAVGLLEASRDVASFAVEELVPEPRNWRSFLGPGGETRWLKPDLTAVAIMADEEGEYEEHAFLEIDLGTEHLPRIQAKCRVYADYAATGAYQAEHGLFPAVVWLSPSPARRAALSAAVATTPGLDRPAEVFRVTSPEEYLASIRQTPSTGARTDAGVDASTGAGTGADAGATVDNPTGGQKGGTP, encoded by the coding sequence ATGACGGGGCCGAAGTTGCTGGAGCTTGCCGAGCAGCTCAGCGAACGTGACCAGAGAGTCCTGGGCAGCCTTGAGGAGTTCCGGCTGCTCGACACCCGCCAGCTCCAGCGGCTTCACTTCGCCGATCACGCCACGCCTCTCGCGGCGGCACGCGCCACGGCGAGGGCCATGCAGCGGCTGGAAGGACTCGGGCTGGTGGCGGCCCTGGAGCGGCGCATCGGTGGGGTACGCAGAGGCTCAGCCAGCTACATCTGGCAGCTCGCCGCCACCGGCGAACGCTACCTGCGCACCCTCCACCGGCACGCCGATCAGCAGAGCGGGCAGTGGGGTAGTCGAAGGCGGCGGCGCTACATGGAGCCCGGTGTCACGTTCGTCAACCACACCCTCGCTGTCAACGACGTCGCTGTCGGTCTCCTCGAAGCGAGCAGGGACGTGGCGAGCTTCGCTGTCGAAGAGCTGGTTCCTGAGCCGAGGAACTGGCGCAGCTTCCTCGGCCCCGGCGGCGAAACCCGATGGCTCAAGCCCGACCTCACGGCCGTGGCGATCATGGCTGACGAGGAGGGCGAGTACGAAGAACACGCCTTCTTGGAGATCGATCTGGGCACCGAGCACCTGCCACGGATCCAGGCCAAGTGCCGGGTCTACGCCGACTACGCCGCCACCGGCGCCTACCAGGCCGAACACGGCTTGTTCCCGGCTGTGGTGTGGCTCAGCCCCAGCCCAGCCCGTAGAGCGGCGCTATCGGCCGCTGTCGCCACCACCCCCGGCCTGGACCGGCCTGCCGAGGTCTTCCGCGTCACCAGCCCCGAGGAGTACCTGGCATCGATCCGGCAAACCCCCAGCACCGGAGCACGCACTGATGCAGGCGTTGATGCGAGCACGGGCGCAGGCACTGGCGCGGACGCGGGAGCGACCGTCGACAACCCAACGGGTGGGCAGAAAGGAGGAACACCATGA